GAACCGTTGTCGCCAGGATTGATTCAGTCTGAGGATAATCTGTTCGCCATTCGCATCCCGGTGCACCAACCGGCGCTGGCTGATAAATACCGCGGTACGCGGCGGTTTAGCCCGGAAGAAGTATTGCCGACATTGGGTGTTTCGGTTAACTGGCAATCACACAGCTAATGTCCCCGCGCGTGCGGCGCGGGGCAGGCCGCTTACTGACGGTAGGCGGTTTTGATTTGGCGAATGGTATTGCTGAATACTTCCGCCTGCGGTTTTTCCCCTAACGTTTGCACATAGCGTTCCATATTGATGATCACTTTCCCGGCATCCGCCTGACCCATTCCCTTCAGAATCAGTGTGACCATCATTTTCAGGCAGGCAACTTCATCTGCCAGCTTCTGCGTTTCCTGCGAGGTTACAAAGTCTTCATCACTCATAATCGACTCCCTGGTTGTGTTACATGATCCAGGCACATTCTTCCTGTGCGCAAAAAACAGAGTATATCATATGGTTGTCAGAGCAATTTATTCGCGCTGAAATCAGAAATTCATGCTAAAAACGAAATAATAAATTGCTGTATTTATCGTCAATAAAAAATGACGGGAAGCATTATTTATTTTACATGTTATGAGCATAAAGCGAGACGTGTTATAAATTATAACTTAATGATATTGATGGTTATTTTACTTTTTTATTCTCGCGTGTTATTGCCGGATACTAAAAATGAGTGGTCCATACCCTCTATTTGATTTGTATCATTTGAAGCGGGATTTATCTGCGGCGGGCGATGTTCTTTGCCCAGAAAACCCGGTAAGATAAGCCTCCTGAAAATATATTCCCCATCACTAACCTGCGGAGTACGTCCCGTTGATCAGCTTGCTTCTTGTTGATGACCATGAACTGGTACGCGCCGGCATTCGTCGCATACTGGAAGATATGAAGGGACTGGTAATTGCCGGGGAAGTGGCTTGTGGTGAGGATGCGGTGAAATGGTGCCGTAACCATCCGGTGGACGTCGTGCTGATGGACATGAACATGCCCGGCATTGGCGGCCTTGAAGCAACGCGCAAAATTGTGCGTTACAACCCGGATATCCGCATCATCATGCTGACTATTCATACCGAAAACCCACTGCCTGCCAAAGTCATGCAGGCAGGTGCTTCGGGTTATCTCAGCAAAGGTGCCGCGCCGCAGGAAGTGGTAAGTGCTATCCGTTCGGTACATGCCGGGCAACGCTATATTGCCTCTGATATTGCGCAACAGATGGCGCTGAGCCAGATTGAGCCGCAGAAAGCCGAATCACCCTTTAGCTGTTTGTCGGAAAGGGAATTGCAGATTATGCTGATGATCACCCGGGGG
This genomic stretch from Pantoea cypripedii harbors:
- a CDS encoding DUF2594 family protein; translation: MSDEDFVTSQETQKLADEVACLKMMVTLILKGMGQADAGKVIINMERYVQTLGEKPQAEVFSNTIRQIKTAYRQ
- the uvrY gene encoding UvrY/SirA/GacA family response regulator transcription factor, whose translation is MISLLLVDDHELVRAGIRRILEDMKGLVIAGEVACGEDAVKWCRNHPVDVVLMDMNMPGIGGLEATRKIVRYNPDIRIIMLTIHTENPLPAKVMQAGASGYLSKGAAPQEVVSAIRSVHAGQRYIASDIAQQMALSQIEPQKAESPFSCLSERELQIMLMITRGQKVTEISEQLSLSPKTVNSYRYRMFSKLNISGDVELTHLAIRHGLYNAEPLISSE